The Alicyclobacillus vulcanalis DNA segment CCTTTCGCATCGACGAAGTGCGCGCCATGTTCGACGTCGTCGCGTACCTGGTGTCACGTGGACACCGCCAAATCGCGATGATCGCTGGCAAGCTATGGGACGACAGGACCGGAGAACTGCGCTTGGAAGGATACCGCGAGGGTTTGCGCCATTTTGGCATTGAGTATTGCGATGCGCGCGTCGAGTTCGGGCAGTACCGCTTCGACGATGGCTATCAGGCCATGCAGCGCCTGCTGGAGCGTATCCACGACGTGCCTTTTACGGCCGTCTGCGCAGCGTCGGATGAGATGGCGCTTGGCGCCATCCGCTGTCTGAACGATCACGGCTATCAGGTGCCGGAGGACATCTCGGTCATGGGATTTGACGATCTTCCCATCGCCCGCATGGTGACACCTCGGCTGACCACGGTCGCGCAGCCCTTCCTCGAAATCGGCGAGGCGGCCGTGAAATGGCTGATACGCGCGGCATCGCAACCTCCTTCGCCTTCCGAGATCGGGGATTACCTGTTGCCTCATCGCCTGGTGGAGCGCGAGTCGGTGCGCTCCGTAACGTGAGAGTTGAAGGCGTAAGCGAAGCATGGCTTTTGAACTTTTCGATGGGGGTATGTGCAGATGAAGAACAAGGTCAAACGGTGGACAAGTGTCGCACTCGCCAGTTCTGCGGCGGCAGCGCTCGTGGTCGGGTGCGGACAAGCGAACGCGCCCGCTGGTCAAGCGAGCGCCAACGGAAGCGCCTCTACGGCGAGCCCTTCCAGCCAGATGGTGAATGTGGACGGGGTGAAGATTGCGAAGCCTGTACACCTTGTGAACTACAAAAATGCATCGGGCACGATTGTGTGGGCCGAGTCGTTCACGACGGGCCCCACGGCGAGCGAATTGGTCTCCGCATTTGAGAAGAAGTATCCGAAAATCAAGGTACGGCTTCAAGTTCAGCCGTCGAACACGGACACCAACCGAGCGGACTTGACCGCTTCCATCAGCGGTGGCTCCTCTACGCCAGACGTGTACATGGGAGACGTGATTTGGCCAGCGCAGTTTGCGCACAACCAGCTGGCCGCCCCCTTGTCCGACTACCTGCCGACGTCTTTCTGGTCGCGTTTTTCAAATGGATTGGTTGCCGGCGCGACGTACAACGGCAAAGTCTATGCGGCGCCCTTGTTTGCCGACACGGCCTTCTTGTATTACCGCAAGGATCTCTTGGCGAAGTACCATCTCGCGGTTCCGAAGACGTGGCAGCAGCTCCAGAGCGAGGCTTCGTACATCGTCAAACACGGTGGAGCGAAATACGGCTTTGTCTGGCAGGGCGCTGATTACGAGGGACTCACCTGTGATTTCGACGAGTATTTGGCGGATGCAGGCGGCAGCGTTCTGACGAACGGCAAAGCCTCGTTGAACACCGCCGCGGCCCGGCAGGCGCTGTCTTTCATGCGCGGGCTGATCACCTCAGGGGTTACGCCGCAGTCGGTCGACACGTTCCAAGAGCCTCAGTCGGAGAACGTGTTTACGCAGGGCAATGCCGTTTTCCTCCGCAACTGGTCGTACGCGTGGTCGGACTCGCAGAACCCCTCGAGCTCGAAGGTCGTGGGCAAGGTCGGCGTTGCCCCACTTCCAACCTTTGCAGGACATGGAACGAGCGGATATAGCACGGTCGGTGGGTGGGACTTGTACCTGAATCCACACACCAAAAACCTGGCGGCCGCGCTCCAGTTCATCGACTGGATGACCAGCCCTCAGGCGCAGGAAATCTTGGCAGCCAACTCGGAGATGCCGACCATCAAGGCGGTGGCGGACAGCCCATCGCTGGCCAAGTACAGCCCGGTATTCGCGTTGCTGCCCAAGGTCAAGTTCGTGTCTCGTCCCGCCCAGACGCCGAACTATCCGGCGGTGTCCAAGGCTATTTACGACAACGTCAATGCGGCGTTGGCGGGAAGTGTATCCGTCGATCAGGCGCTGAAAGACGCGAATCAACAAATTCAGCAGGCGCTGAGCGGAAGCGGCTCGGGCGGCCTCTGAGATGCGCGGCGGGCGCTTGCGCCCGCCCCATCAAGCTCATCCAGCTGGTCTTCGCAGCGCGCATCGTGGAGCGAGAAAGGAGGGCGAGCAGAAATGTCTAAGGTCATGGAAGCCGGGCAAGCGCCGCGAGTTACGAGTCGTCGGGCAAGCGTGGCGCGTCACGACGTGCGAGCTGGATTCGGCATGCTCACGCCCGCCGGCATTGTCATCTTGGCCGTAACGATTTTTCCGATTCTCTACTCCATCTGGATGAGCTTTAATAACATTCAGCTGACTGAAAACGGATTTCAGTTTACCTTTAACGGCATTCAGAACTATGTTGACGTCTATTCCGCTCCGCTCTTCTGGCACAGTGTTTGGTTCACAGTGTACTATTCCGTCGTGACGGTGGCCATTGAGCTGTTTTTGGGTTTGCTGATTGCGCTCGCCATTCAAAATGTGGAGAAGCTCAAGAGCATCTCGGTCGTGGTGATGCTCATTCCCTGGTCACTCATCACGGTCATCTCGGCCGAAATGTGGGGTTATATTTACAACGGTGTGTACGGGGTCCTGAATGCCATTCTCCAGGCGCTCGGCTTGATCCATAATCCCGTCAACTGGACGGGCGAGCCGGTCACGGCTGTCATCGCCCTCATGGCGGCTGACATCTGGAAAACCACACCGTTCGTCGTCATTATTCTCTTGAGTGGCTTGCAGATGATTCCGAAAGACTACTATGAAGCGGCACGGATCGACGGGGCGAACGGCTGGCAGACGTTCTGGAACGTGACCTTCCCGCAGCTGCGCGGAAGCATTGCCATTGCTGGCCTCTTCCGCATTCTGCAGGCTTTTGGAATCTTCGATCTGCCCTTTGTGCTCACCCAAGGCGGACCCGGATCTGCGACAACTTCGTTGGCCATGCTCGGAGAGGAGACGCTCTTCACCAACCTTCACTTTGGGCTCGGGGCGGCGGTTGCAGTCAGTACGGTCATCCTCATCCTGGGGGCCTGCCTGATGTTCCTGTCGGCCTTTCGCGGAATGGTCGGGGAGGAAGCGCAATGAAAAAGCCACTGTATCAGCGTATCATCGGCTACGTCGTGCTCATCTTCTTTCTCGTGGTGATTTTGCTTCCGTTTTATTGGATGTTCATCACCTCGTTCGAACCCAACGCCGATATCAGCGCCTATCCGCCCGCATACTTCCCTGCCCACTGGACGCTGTCCCATTACCGTGAGGCCTTCGGCCAATTTCACTTTGGGCGGTACATCTTGAACAGCGTGATCGTGGCGATCACGTCCACGTTCTTTGTTCTGCTGTTCGGTTCCATGGCGGGGTTTGCCATTGCCCGTCTCCCGCTGAAGGGCAAGCAGCCCATGCTCATTTTTCTGCTCATCATCTCGGTGTTTCCACCGCTTGTCGTGATCACGCCGCTTTACATGTTGCTCCGGGATGTGGGCTGGCTGGACTCGTACCAGGCGCTCATCATCCCATACACGGCGTTCAATCTCCCGTTTTCCATCTGGATTCTGCGCAACTATTTTCTGCAGGTACCGGGTGCGCTGTTTGAGGCGGCGAAGATCGACGGAGCGTCGGTTTTCATGTCGTATTGGCGGATTTTCTTGCCGCTGACGACGCCCGGTCTGTTCACTGCCGCCGTCTTTACCTTCGTCGCATGCTGGACCGAATTCTTCATGGCGCTCGTATTCAATCCCGATAACACCATGCGCACCATTCCGGTAGGCATCGCGTTGTTCAGCGGGCAATACACCGTTCCCTATGGCACCATCTTTGCCGGTTCGGTCGTGTCCATCGTGCCCATTGTGGTTCTCGTCGTCATCTTCCGCCGGTGGATCGTGTCCGGGTTGACGCAGGGCGCCGTCAAAGGCTAACTTGGCCATATCTCGGGTGGCGACGGAGGGTGAAGATGTACGACGTGATGGGCATTGGTGAAGTGTTGATCGATTTCAGCGTCGTGTCGTCCGCAGGTGTCCCGCAGATGTTCGGATCGGCAGGAGGCGCACCTGCAAACGTGCTCGCGGCCGTCGCAAAGCTCGGCGGCCGATGCCGAATGGTGTCCGCCGTGGGTGCGGACGCTTTCGGCGACTTCCTGCGCGATGCACTCTCGACGCTCGGCATCGAGGTGGACAGCGTGATCAGCGTGGAGGCGCGCACCACGCTGGCCTTCGTCCACATTGCGGGGGACGGCGAGCGCTCGTTTTCGTTTGAGCGAAATCCAGGCGCGGATACGAGGCTGCGACCCGAGGACCTTTCCCCCGCGTGGTTCGCGGATGCGAAAGTCGTCCACGTCGGGTCGCTCGCGCTTTCCCATGAACCCGCTCGCTCCGCGGTCCATCGCGCGCTGGAACTCGCGGGCGATCACGGCCGCGTCGTGACCTTTGACATGAATTACCGGCCTGCGCTGTGGAGCCGCCCGGTCGAGGCTGTGGGCCAAGCGTTCGACGTGATCGCCCGCGCGCACGTGGTCAAGAGTTCGGAGGAGGAGCTCCTCCTTCTCACAGGAAACCGTCAACCGGATGAGGCGCTCCTCCAGTTGGCGAAGGCCTTTCCAGGCACTCGCTTTCTAGGGACCCTGGGGCGCGACGGATCGCTCGTCGCCATCGACGGCCTGTGCCACCACGTTCCATCCATCCCCGTGGAAGCGGTGGATACGACGGCTGCTGGCGACGCATTTTTCGGCGCGCTTTTGTACCAATTGACGCGCGACGCCGATCTCCCCGACGTCAAACATCGCCTTGACGACAGCTTATTCTGGCGTTCCGCACTGCGGTTTGCCAATATTGCTGGGGCGATCGCGGCGACGCGGCGAGGGGCCATCGACTCGCTTCCCTCGCTTTCCGACATTTTGGAACATATGCCTGCTTGACACGTCGCCGAGAGAGACGGTATAAAGGAGCAAAATGTCCAGAAACGTCAGGCGAGGCTCCTCTGGGGCACCGGCGACAGAGTCAGGGAGGAAGCGTGGCACATGCAGATACCCATCGGCCTCTTGGGATGTGGCACCGTAGGCGCAGGCGTGGTATCGCTGGTGCGCAGAAGGGCGGATCGCGTCGCGGACATGACCGGTCTGCGCCCCGTGATTCGCAGAATTCTCGTCCGAGACTTGCACAAGGACCGCGGTGTGCATTTTGAGGATGAACAGCTCACCACCTCGGCAGAAGATATCCTCGGGGATCCTGAGATTCAGATTGTCGTGGAGACTATTGGCGGCATCGAGCCGGCGCGAACGTACATTCTTGAGGCCCTTGCGCGCAAGAAGCACGTCGTGACCGCTAACAAGGACCTCATCGCCCTCCACGGGCCGGAGATTCTTCAGACGGCTGCCGCCAACGGCGTGAGCATTTTGTTTGAGGCGTCGGTCGGCGGCGCGATTCCGCTGCTCGGTCCGCTGCAAGAGAATCTGACCGCCAACGAGGTCACGGATCTCAAGGGGATTATTAACGGGACGACCAATTTCATCTTATCGAAGATGGCCGAAGAGGGCCTCGACTTCGACGAGGCGCTGGCGCTCGCCCAGGAGCTGGGCTACGCCGAGGCCGATCCGTCGAGCGACGTGGACGGGCTTGACGCGGCCCGGAAGCTCGTCATTTTGGCATCCATTGCGTTCCACACCGAGGTGCACTTGGCGGACGTCCGCGTCGAGGGCATTCGGCACGTCACGGCGAGCGACGTGCGCTACGCGGATGAGGCGGGGTACGTCATCAAGCTGCTCGCCGACGGGCGGGATCGAAACGGGCGCTTGTCGCTGTCGGTCAGGCCAACCCTCATCCCGAAGAGCCATCCGCTGGCCCACGTGTCGGACGCGTTTAACGCGCTTTTCGTCCGCGGCGATGCCGCTGGCGACCTGATGTTTTTCGGTCGAGGCGCTGGCCGCATGCCGACCGCGAGCGCGGTGGTTGGGGACATCATCGCCCTGGTGCGCAACCTCAAGCTCGGGGTCATCACCAGTTGGCCGTACGCCCTTGCTGGAAGCCGGAAGCCGGTTGTCGACTTTGAAGACGACCTCTACAAGTTCTACTTCCGGCTCCTCGCGGCTGACCAGCCGGGCGTCTTCGCGCAGGTCGCACACCTGTTTGGCGAAATGCGCGTGAGTATGGAAACGGTGTTGCAAAAGCGCGTGGCGGGCGGACAGGCCGAGATCGTCATCGTGACGCACGAGATCCAGGGGAAGTTGGCACATGAGGTGGCGACGAGGCTGCGCGCGATACCGCAGATTGCGGTGGAAGCGGTCATGCCGGTCGAACCGGTGGCGGAATGAGCGGGGCGCTTCGGCGCCCTAGTTCTTTTGCGGCGGCTGTGTTGTGGGGAAGACGGGCCTGGTTCAGAAAAAGCCTTTTCGGCGCGAGCGTGTAACCGATTTCATGAATGAGACAGGGCGCACGGCAATTGACAGCGCGGGCCGAGCGTACTACAATGACGAGCAAGTCATCCAATTCGCGTGACAATTCGAGTGCTTCAGGCACTTGAGTTGGCGGTGCTGTTTTGACGGAATATTTCGTCAATCGATCTTTGCCAACCATGAAGACACGCGAGAGAGAAACTCGCCATCCGGGCGAGAGAGGGGCGTTGGACGTGGCATCACAGGTGTTTCTCGACGGTGAATTTGTCTCCAGGGACAGAGCGAGCGTGTCGGTTTTCGATCACGGCCTCCTTTACGGCGACGGCGTCTTCGAAGGCATCCGCGCCTATGACGGAAACGTATTCCGCCTGAAACCGCACATGGATCGCCTGTATCGTTCCGCGAAATCTATCCTTCTTGAAATCCCATATACCCAAGATGAGCTGACAGAGCTCGTGTGTGAGACGGTTCGCCGCAATGCGTTGACTTCGGCCTACATTCGGCTCGTGGTGACGCGTGGAAGCGGCGATTTGGGGCTTAACCCCTACAACTGCTCGAAGGCGCGCGTCTTTATCATCGCGGAGCAGCTGTCCATGTTTCCCAAGGCGCTCTACGAGCAGGGCATTCAAGCCATCACTGCGGCAACGCGCCGGATGCGCGGGGACGTTCTGAACCCCAAGATCAAGTCGCTTAACTATCTCAATAATATTCTGATAAAAATGGAAGCCATGCACGCCGGGGCCAATGAAGCCATCGTGCTCAATCATGAGGGATACGTGGTGGAAGGGTCTGGCGAAAACATTTTTCTCGTGCGGGATGGCGTGCTCGTGACCCCGCCGTCGTATCTCGGGGCGCTCGAGGGCATCACTCGCCAGGCCGTGATCGACCTGGCGCCGTCGCTCGGCCTCGAAGTCCGGCAGGAGCCCTTCACGCAGCACGACGTGTATGTCGCCGATGAGGTGTTTCTCACGGGGACGGCCGCGGAAATCGTGCCTGTGGTCGGGGTGGATCGCCGCACGATTGGGGACGGCGTGCCTGGCCCCGTGACGAAGCGGGTCCATGCGGCGTTTCAGGAAATCGTCCGGTCGGACGGGATCCGGTTGGAAGCGGCTCGCGTGTGATGCGGCTCCGACGTTCACGAGTCAGGCAGCGCCCAGGGTTTCCGGAAACCGCGGAACGCGGCTGACGGTCCCCTACATGCTAAGACTAGAAAGCCAAGAACCGGGCTAGACAGAGAAGGTTTTGCGAGGAGTGGCTCACGAATGAGAAGCGACATGATCAAGAAGGGCGTGGACCGGGCGCCTCACAGGGCCCTGCTCTACGCGACGGGCGTCAAACCCCGGGATTTGACGAAACCGTTCATCGGCGTCTGCAACTCGTATGTCGACATCGTGCCGGGTCACGTTCATCTGCGCGAATTTGCGGAAGTCGTGAAAGATGCCATTCGCCAGGCCGGCGGCGTGCCTTTTGAGTTCAACACCATCGGCGTGGACGACGGGATCGCCATGGGACACATCGGCATGCGGTATTCGTTGGCGAGCCGGGAACTCATTGCCGATTCGGCCGAGACGATGATCAACGCGCACTGGTTCGACGGCGTCTTTTTCATCCCCAACTGTGACAAAATCACGCCAGGCATGCTCATGGCGGCGGTCCGGTGCAATGTGCCGGCCGTGTTCGTCTCGGGCGGACCCATGGAGGCGGGAAGGTCGCGGACCGGGCGACCCCTGTCCCTGAGCTCCGTGTTTGAAGGCGTGGGACAGTACATGAGCGGCCAGATCTCCGAGGACGATCTGCTTGATCTCGAGCGGAACGCGTGTCCAACCTGTGGCTCGTGTTCGGGCATGTTCACTGCGAACTCGATGAACTGCATCATGGAAATGCTGGGCATCGCGCTCCCCGGGAATGGCACGCTGGTTGCCACCTCGAAGGAACGGCATGAACTCATCTACGAGGCCGCGAAGCACCTCATCCGCATGGTCGAACAGGACGTTCGCCCGCGGGACATCATCACGCGAGAGGCGATCGACGACGCCTTTGCGTTGGACATGGCCATGGGCGGATCGACCAACACCGTTCTTCACCTGATGGCCATCGCCCACGAGGCGGGCATCGACTATTCCCTGAGCGAAATCAACGAAATTGCCAAACGAGTGCCGTATCTCGCGAAGATCAGCCCGGCGTCCGAGTACAGCATTCAGGACGTGCATCGCGCGGGCGGCGTGTCGGCCATCATTCGCGAGCTGTGCGAGCACACGGACGCCGTGCACCGGGACCGCATCACGGTCACGGGCAAGACGCTGTACGAGCAGGTGAAGGACGCGAAGATCCTGGATGAGCGAGTGATTCGCCCGGCGTCCAACCCGTACAGCCGGGAGGGCGGGCTGTCCATCCTCTTCGGCAACCTTGCACCGGACGGTGCCGTGTTGAAGGTCGGCGCGGTCGATCCCGACATTCAGCGGTTCGTCGGGCGAGCCATCTGTTTCAATTCGCAAGACGAAGCGATGGAAGGCATCAACAGTGGCAAGGTGCAGCCGGGGCATGTCGTCGTGATTCGCTACGAGGGGCCGAAGGGCGGGCCGGGGATGCCGGAAATGCTCGCGCCGACCTCATCCATCGTGGGACGCGGCCTTGGGCGAGACGTGGCACTCATCACAGACGGCCGGTTTTCGGGGGCTACCCGCGGAATTTGTGTCGGGCACATCTCGCCCGAAGCTGGCGTCGGTGGTCCCATTGCGCTCGTGAAAGATGGGGACGAAATCGAGATCGACATCCCCAACCGCACCATCACCCTTCGCGTCTCGGACGAAGAACTTGCAGCGCGCCGGGCGAGATATGAGCCCCCGGCCAAGGAGAAGCTCACGGGCTACCTGGCGCGGTATCAGAAGCTGGTCACGTCGGCGAACACCGGCGCCGTGTTGACGGTGGACGCATGAGAACCCTTGTGGAGAGGAGGAAACGCGATGCCTGGGATGTCGAAGCGAGCGGATGACGCGACGTTGTCGCGCGCTCAGGAAGGCACGGCAGTTTGGATGAAGGGTGCCGACATGGTGGTAGAGGCGCTGCGCCGGGAGCAGGTTGAGGTCATCTTTGGGTATCCTGGTGGCGCGGTCCTGCCGCTGTACGACGCGCTCTATCAATGCGGCATTCGCCACGTGTTGACCCGCCACGAACAGGGCGCCATTCACGCGGCGGAGGGTTACGCGCGCGTAACCGGGAAACCGGGCGTCGTGATCGCCACAAGTGGTCCGGGCGCCACCAATCTCGTCACCGGCCTGGCGGACGCCATGATGGACAGCATTCCGCTCGTCGCCATCACGGGTCAGGTGGCGAAGACGGTGATTGGAACCGACGCGTTCCAAGAGACCTCCATCATCGGCATCTCGACGCCCATCACGAAACATAACTACCAAATACGCAGTGCGGCGGAAATTCCGCGGGTTTTCAAAGAGGCCTTTCACATCGCGAACTCCGGCCGAAAGGGGCCGGTTCTCATCGATATCCCGAAGGACGTTTCCGGCGAAGAGGCTTGGTTTGACTACGAGGAGCCGCCGCAGTTGCCGGGATATCAACCGACCATCGTGCCGCACCACATGCAGATCCGCAAGCTGATGCACGGTCTGCAGCACGCGAAACGTCCGGTCGTCCTGGCGGGCGCGGGGATCCTGCACGCGCGGGCGACGGAGAAGCTTCTCGCGTTCGTGGAGAAGTATCAGCTCCCCGTCGTGCAGACGCTGCTCGGCCTCGGCGGCTTTCCGGCGTCCCATCCGCTTTGCCTCGGCATGGGCGGGATGCACGGGAGTGCGGCGGCCAACAAGGCGCTTTACGAGACGGACTTCCTCATCAACCTGGGCGCGCGCTTCGATGATCGCCTGACGGGGAAGCTCGAGCATTTTGCGCCGCAAGCGACGGTCGCACACATCGATATCGATCCGGCGGAGATTGGCAAGAACGTGCCGACCGATATTCCAGTGGTCGGCGACGTCGGCGAGGCGCTGTCGATGATGCTGAGCATCGACGTGCCAGCGCCGGACGCAGAAGCGTGGCGAGAGGAACTCCTGCGCGTGAAACGGGAGTTGCCGTTCTGGTGGGTGCAGGACGGATCGCGCATCAAACCGCAGCGGCTCATCGCGGAAATTGCGCGATTGACCAAGGACCGAGCCGTGGTCACCACCGATGTCGGCCAGCATCAGATGTGGGCAGCTCAGTTCTTCCCGCTGGATAAGCCGGATCGATGGGTCACCTCGGGCGGACTTGGGACCATGGGCTTTGGCCTGCCGGCCGCCATCGGCGCGCACTTTGGACAGCCGGACAAACTCGTGGTGGCGATCCTCGGCGACGCGGGATTCCAGATGACGCTGCAGGAACTCGCGGTCATCGGCGAGTTCCAGCTGCCCATCAAAGTGGTCATCGTGAACAACAGCGCGCTAGGCATGGTGCGGCAGTGGCAGGAGCTGTTCCACGGCGAGCGCTATTCGGAATCTCTCCTGCCGTGGCAGCCGGACTTCGTGAAACTGGGCGAGGCGTATCGCATTCCATCGCTGCGCGTGGAGCGCGACGAGGAATTGACCGCTGCCCTCGAGGCGTTCTTTGCGCAACCCGGTCCTGGGCTTCTGGAGTGCGTGGTCGATCCCGAAGAAAACGTCTATCCCATGGTGGCCCCCGGCACGGGCATTCACCAAATGGTGGGGGTGAAACCATGACGCCCGTGCTTTCCGTGTTGGTGCACAACAAGCCCGGTGTGCTGAACCGCATCACGGCGCTGTTCATGCGCAAGGGATTCAATATTCAGAGCCTGACCGTGTGTATCACGGAGAATCCGGAGCTCTCGCGCATGACGATTGTGATGAGCGATATGGACGAAGCGGCGCTGGAGCAAGTCATGAAGCAGCTTCACAAGCAAATCGACGTGCTCAAGGTGACCGACCTGACCGACCAAGCCATGGTGGCGCGCGAACTCGCGCTCATCCGAGTGGTGAGCCCCATCCAGGAGCGGTCCATCATTCATTCGCTCATCGAGCCTTTCCGGGCCAACATCGTCGATGTCGGCCGCGAGACGGTCACGGTCCAGGTGACGGGCGACGCGGAGAAGATTGATGCGCTGATTGCGCTGTTGCGGCCGTATGGCATCCGCGAGCTCGCGCGCACCGGGTTGACGGCGCTCCCGCGCGAGGCCGCTTCTTCTGCCGATCCAAAACGCTCTGGGGAAGCCCAGGTCCTGCACATCTAATTGCATTCCGCAGAGAGCACAGCCGCGAGGCGGGCGGGCCCATCGGTCCCGCCGGCCTTTCGCGAAACGCGTGCTCGCCATACAACTTCTACATATGCGAGGAGTGGATGACATGGAAAAAATCTATTACGACGCGGACATCTCGATTCAACCGTTGGCGGACAAGCGCATCGCTGTGATCGGATACGGGTCGCAGGGGCATGCACACGCGCAAAACCTGAGAGATAGCGGCTTTGACGTCGTCATCGGGCTTCGGCCGGGATCGTCCTGGGCCAAGGCGGAAGCGGACGGCTTCCGGGTGATGGCTGTGGGCGAGGCCGTGGAGGAATCGGACGTCATCATGGTCCTCTTGCCGGACGAGCGCCAGCCGGCCGTGTATGAGCGCGAGATTCGGCCGTATCTGACGGCCGGGAAGGCGCTGGCCTTTGCGCACGGGTTCAACATCCACTTCTCGCAGATTCAGCCGCCGAAAGATGTCGACGTGTTCATGGTGGCGCCGAAAGGCCCGGGCCATTTGGTGCGCCGCGTGTACGAAGCGGGTGGTGGCGTCCCGG contains these protein-coding regions:
- a CDS encoding LacI family DNA-binding transcriptional regulator, producing MSLRATIRDVARAAGVSAATVSRALNRPDLVDPETLERVRKAMEEMSYQPSAIARGLSARRSDTLGLIVPGITDFFFNELYKGIDRASQQHGMKVLLYDSEHSRERAFEGFSILSGYQVSGIIFTSKLVTEDYDPILQRLNVPVVLTLTQSAAKTPLTAFRIDEVRAMFDVVAYLVSRGHRQIAMIAGKLWDDRTGELRLEGYREGLRHFGIEYCDARVEFGQYRFDDGYQAMQRLLERIHDVPFTAVCAASDEMALGAIRCLNDHGYQVPEDISVMGFDDLPIARMVTPRLTTVAQPFLEIGEAAVKWLIRAASQPPSPSEIGDYLLPHRLVERESVRSVT
- a CDS encoding ABC transporter substrate-binding protein; the encoded protein is MKNKVKRWTSVALASSAAAALVVGCGQANAPAGQASANGSASTASPSSQMVNVDGVKIAKPVHLVNYKNASGTIVWAESFTTGPTASELVSAFEKKYPKIKVRLQVQPSNTDTNRADLTASISGGSSTPDVYMGDVIWPAQFAHNQLAAPLSDYLPTSFWSRFSNGLVAGATYNGKVYAAPLFADTAFLYYRKDLLAKYHLAVPKTWQQLQSEASYIVKHGGAKYGFVWQGADYEGLTCDFDEYLADAGGSVLTNGKASLNTAAARQALSFMRGLITSGVTPQSVDTFQEPQSENVFTQGNAVFLRNWSYAWSDSQNPSSSKVVGKVGVAPLPTFAGHGTSGYSTVGGWDLYLNPHTKNLAAALQFIDWMTSPQAQEILAANSEMPTIKAVADSPSLAKYSPVFALLPKVKFVSRPAQTPNYPAVSKAIYDNVNAALAGSVSVDQALKDANQQIQQALSGSGSGGL
- a CDS encoding carbohydrate ABC transporter permease, which translates into the protein MSKVMEAGQAPRVTSRRASVARHDVRAGFGMLTPAGIVILAVTIFPILYSIWMSFNNIQLTENGFQFTFNGIQNYVDVYSAPLFWHSVWFTVYYSVVTVAIELFLGLLIALAIQNVEKLKSISVVVMLIPWSLITVISAEMWGYIYNGVYGVLNAILQALGLIHNPVNWTGEPVTAVIALMAADIWKTTPFVVIILLSGLQMIPKDYYEAARIDGANGWQTFWNVTFPQLRGSIAIAGLFRILQAFGIFDLPFVLTQGGPGSATTSLAMLGEETLFTNLHFGLGAAVAVSTVILILGACLMFLSAFRGMVGEEAQ
- a CDS encoding carbohydrate ABC transporter permease, encoding MKKPLYQRIIGYVVLIFFLVVILLPFYWMFITSFEPNADISAYPPAYFPAHWTLSHYREAFGQFHFGRYILNSVIVAITSTFFVLLFGSMAGFAIARLPLKGKQPMLIFLLIISVFPPLVVITPLYMLLRDVGWLDSYQALIIPYTAFNLPFSIWILRNYFLQVPGALFEAAKIDGASVFMSYWRIFLPLTTPGLFTAAVFTFVACWTEFFMALVFNPDNTMRTIPVGIALFSGQYTVPYGTIFAGSVVSIVPIVVLVVIFRRWIVSGLTQGAVKG
- a CDS encoding carbohydrate kinase family protein, which encodes MYDVMGIGEVLIDFSVVSSAGVPQMFGSAGGAPANVLAAVAKLGGRCRMVSAVGADAFGDFLRDALSTLGIEVDSVISVEARTTLAFVHIAGDGERSFSFERNPGADTRLRPEDLSPAWFADAKVVHVGSLALSHEPARSAVHRALELAGDHGRVVTFDMNYRPALWSRPVEAVGQAFDVIARAHVVKSSEEELLLLTGNRQPDEALLQLAKAFPGTRFLGTLGRDGSLVAIDGLCHHVPSIPVEAVDTTAAGDAFFGALLYQLTRDADLPDVKHRLDDSLFWRSALRFANIAGAIAATRRGAIDSLPSLSDILEHMPA
- a CDS encoding homoserine dehydrogenase, whose translation is MQIPIGLLGCGTVGAGVVSLVRRRADRVADMTGLRPVIRRILVRDLHKDRGVHFEDEQLTTSAEDILGDPEIQIVVETIGGIEPARTYILEALARKKHVVTANKDLIALHGPEILQTAAANGVSILFEASVGGAIPLLGPLQENLTANEVTDLKGIINGTTNFILSKMAEEGLDFDEALALAQELGYAEADPSSDVDGLDAARKLVILASIAFHTEVHLADVRVEGIRHVTASDVRYADEAGYVIKLLADGRDRNGRLSLSVRPTLIPKSHPLAHVSDAFNALFVRGDAAGDLMFFGRGAGRMPTASAVVGDIIALVRNLKLGVITSWPYALAGSRKPVVDFEDDLYKFYFRLLAADQPGVFAQVAHLFGEMRVSMETVLQKRVAGGQAEIVIVTHEIQGKLAHEVATRLRAIPQIAVEAVMPVEPVAE
- the ilvE gene encoding branched-chain-amino-acid transaminase, giving the protein MASQVFLDGEFVSRDRASVSVFDHGLLYGDGVFEGIRAYDGNVFRLKPHMDRLYRSAKSILLEIPYTQDELTELVCETVRRNALTSAYIRLVVTRGSGDLGLNPYNCSKARVFIIAEQLSMFPKALYEQGIQAITAATRRMRGDVLNPKIKSLNYLNNILIKMEAMHAGANEAIVLNHEGYVVEGSGENIFLVRDGVLVTPPSYLGALEGITRQAVIDLAPSLGLEVRQEPFTQHDVYVADEVFLTGTAAEIVPVVGVDRRTIGDGVPGPVTKRVHAAFQEIVRSDGIRLEAARV
- the ilvD gene encoding dihydroxy-acid dehydratase, translating into MRSDMIKKGVDRAPHRALLYATGVKPRDLTKPFIGVCNSYVDIVPGHVHLREFAEVVKDAIRQAGGVPFEFNTIGVDDGIAMGHIGMRYSLASRELIADSAETMINAHWFDGVFFIPNCDKITPGMLMAAVRCNVPAVFVSGGPMEAGRSRTGRPLSLSSVFEGVGQYMSGQISEDDLLDLERNACPTCGSCSGMFTANSMNCIMEMLGIALPGNGTLVATSKERHELIYEAAKHLIRMVEQDVRPRDIITREAIDDAFALDMAMGGSTNTVLHLMAIAHEAGIDYSLSEINEIAKRVPYLAKISPASEYSIQDVHRAGGVSAIIRELCEHTDAVHRDRITVTGKTLYEQVKDAKILDERVIRPASNPYSREGGLSILFGNLAPDGAVLKVGAVDPDIQRFVGRAICFNSQDEAMEGINSGKVQPGHVVVIRYEGPKGGPGMPEMLAPTSSIVGRGLGRDVALITDGRFSGATRGICVGHISPEAGVGGPIALVKDGDEIEIDIPNRTITLRVSDEELAARRARYEPPAKEKLTGYLARYQKLVTSANTGAVLTVDA